The Thermoplasma acidophilum DSM 1728 genome includes a window with the following:
- a CDS encoding phospholipase D-like domain-containing protein gives MKIIIEPDDGIKPVLDSIRRSRKFLYANFYMIDNKDILKTMQDLQKRGVDVRVIYDGRPYGEANVSGESNVIKDYGLNYKMAPKRFDSPGVFDHAKYFVSDKIAFIGTANASDASFTKNREYMYVTKDRRMRKALKSIFMADWNNTDDSKVRRTSQIVLSPGSERTICYLISKAKFIETEEMGDDPAVFAALKKRRRLKMILPSSVSAEDRQRLIELSKAGVRVRIMPVNTNYMHAKMIYGDRVFIGSENFSATSLNRNREVGIVFDDFIAKIRIRRSFRKDWKRSTRI, from the coding sequence ATGAAGATAATAATAGAACCAGATGACGGCATAAAGCCAGTACTAGATTCAATCAGGAGATCACGGAAATTCCTGTATGCAAATTTCTATATGATAGACAATAAGGATATTCTTAAAACTATGCAGGATCTCCAAAAGAGGGGTGTGGATGTGCGGGTCATATACGATGGCCGCCCGTACGGTGAAGCCAATGTGTCTGGAGAATCGAATGTAATTAAGGATTACGGATTGAACTACAAGATGGCACCGAAGAGGTTCGACTCGCCGGGCGTCTTCGACCACGCGAAGTATTTTGTCAGCGATAAGATAGCATTCATTGGCACAGCAAATGCATCCGATGCCTCATTCACAAAAAATAGGGAATACATGTACGTCACAAAAGATAGGCGAATGAGGAAAGCTCTGAAGAGCATATTCATGGCTGACTGGAACAACACTGATGACAGCAAGGTAAGGAGGACAAGTCAAATTGTTCTTTCCCCTGGATCTGAGAGAACAATATGCTATCTCATATCGAAAGCGAAGTTCATTGAAACCGAGGAAATGGGTGATGATCCCGCTGTTTTTGCGGCTTTGAAGAAGAGAAGACGACTCAAGATGATACTGCCGTCGTCGGTCAGCGCTGAGGACAGGCAGCGTCTCATCGAGTTATCAAAAGCCGGGGTCAGAGTCAGGATCATGCCGGTAAATACGAACTACATGCACGCGAAGATGATATACGGAGACCGGGTTTTCATTGGTTCCGAGAACTTCAGTGCTACATCATTGAATAGAAACAGGGAGGTTGGAATAGTCTTTGACGACTTCATTGCCAAGATCAGGATCAGGAGGTCGTTCAGAAAGGACTGGAAGAGATCCACCAGGATCTGA
- a CDS encoding DUF2004 domain-containing protein, which translates to MQKGLEIAFQTINGLDESLVQALAGVTASDFPDLDIKYNIFLVDLYGQKYFRILFQSKKLSELHPEERKKVREKFDENSRMQYSELMTKYHDLKKQGKIKDRPVKEVHEEYDLWEDPIWQYI; encoded by the coding sequence ATGCAGAAGGGTTTGGAGATAGCGTTTCAGACCATTAATGGCCTGGACGAATCGCTTGTGCAGGCATTAGCCGGAGTGACGGCATCGGATTTTCCGGACTTGGACATAAAGTACAACATCTTTCTGGTCGATCTGTACGGTCAGAAGTACTTTCGCATTCTGTTCCAGTCGAAGAAGCTGAGTGAACTGCATCCGGAGGAAAGGAAGAAGGTCAGGGAGAAATTCGATGAAAACTCCAGAATGCAGTACAGCGAACTGATGACGAAGTATCACGACCTTAAGAAGCAGGGAAAGATAAAGGACAGGCCCGTCAAGGAAGTTCATGAAGAATACGATCTGTGGGAGGACCCAATCTGGCAATACATATAG
- a CDS encoding L-rhamnose mutarotase: MRYAFHLRLKEGSEEEYTRRHKNVWPEMLDLLKRAGIRNYSIFIDGTDVFGYWECDNPSATLSAINNSEINSKWQTFMSDIIITPPAERTGTGMDEVFYLP; this comes from the coding sequence ATGAGATATGCGTTCCACTTAAGATTAAAGGAGGGAAGCGAGGAGGAATACACAAGAAGGCATAAGAACGTATGGCCGGAAATGTTGGATCTTCTTAAGAGGGCCGGTATCAGAAACTACTCAATTTTCATTGACGGAACTGACGTGTTTGGTTATTGGGAATGCGATAATCCATCTGCCACACTGTCGGCAATAAACAATAGCGAGATAAATTCAAAATGGCAGACCTTTATGAGCGACATAATAATTACACCTCCAGCAGAGAGAACTGGGACAGGTATGGACGAAGTCTTTTACCTGCCATGA
- a CDS encoding dihydrodipicolinate synthase family protein — translation MSLPGNFDIMAACPTVFNNDQTINYEETAQIPRFLERIGIHSIAVLLFGGEYYRLSLSEKGEIIDLIRHSSNWKGKLIVGINDNSLNAMIELSRLAKKSDADAVVVSPPAYVPFYRYGRKFVESFLRKLLEKVDQPVIFQDTELPEDHLPSLKFWKNYVQSNVLYGFKIEGRNSLKKIRTIRKTYQDAKIYGGYLGINIPKEIKAGSNGSIIGSAIPDIVIKSMFYQNFSMWDTLTRFLKFEVHHMSEFVEIEKYLLMKRGVITRYTSRDPSPHLSWRLIDELDRFYLEFGL, via the coding sequence ATGAGCCTGCCGGGAAATTTTGACATAATGGCTGCCTGTCCCACAGTATTTAATAACGATCAGACTATAAATTATGAAGAAACAGCTCAAATTCCTCGTTTTCTGGAAAGAATAGGTATCCATTCAATTGCTGTGCTTCTTTTTGGAGGTGAGTATTATAGACTTTCATTGTCAGAAAAAGGTGAAATAATAGATTTAATCAGGCATTCATCCAACTGGAAGGGAAAATTGATAGTCGGCATAAACGATAATTCGTTGAATGCCATGATTGAGCTGTCCAGATTGGCAAAAAAGTCTGACGCTGACGCTGTTGTTGTCTCACCACCTGCTTATGTGCCATTTTACAGATATGGAAGAAAATTTGTTGAATCTTTTCTGAGGAAATTGCTCGAAAAAGTAGACCAACCAGTTATTTTTCAGGACACTGAATTACCTGAGGATCATCTGCCATCACTGAAATTCTGGAAGAATTATGTTCAATCCAATGTATTGTATGGATTCAAAATAGAAGGAAGAAATTCCTTGAAGAAAATCAGGACTATTCGGAAAACTTATCAAGATGCAAAGATCTATGGAGGATATCTAGGCATCAATATCCCAAAAGAGATTAAGGCTGGATCCAATGGGAGCATAATAGGGTCTGCTATACCAGATATAGTCATCAAGAGCATGTTTTATCAAAATTTCAGTATGTGGGATACGCTAACCAGATTCTTAAAATTTGAAGTTCATCACATGTCAGAGTTCGTGGAAATAGAAAAATATCTTCTCATGAAAAGAGGCGTCATAACACGATACACGAGCAGGGATCCAAGCCCTCATCTCTCCTGGCGTCTAATTGATGAATTGGATCGTTTTTATCTAGAATTTGGTCTTTGA
- a CDS encoding MFS transporter — translation MGDKSNPIELLDNANLTGTHVSWTLIASLGDFLDAGMFAGTGITLSAILAYLHITSTLLAGFPALITLLGTAFGALVFGPLGDKYGRKFIYQVDMIVYAVAAILLAFSFNFIWAMVFYAIIGISVGADVPTSWSLISEFAPKSGRGKLMTYTNIMWYVGVLVELAIAIAIYNTGITLFRTIWIMLGIIAIIAWALRRRLTESPRFDVLKGRYEDLHSATKILGSAQEATISASTAPKYKEYRYGELFTKYGGPLLFAWFLYLMWGIPASTYGEFFPYIFSSLHLVSTRVVFAFEAIYFGSAIVPGLLIYYFLTDKVGVGRYPLYLTSAAMSAVSFLLLVYKPFLYNVPVLLISFLLFGIGQGLGVWPITRLYSLEHFPTSIRNSGQGFIWFTMRFEGAIFGLFTPLIVKASVTYIGWIAGIFFLVAFIVVGVMGVVAPGYVRTESKSLEQTAGE, via the coding sequence ATGGGTGATAAATCAAATCCAATAGAATTGTTAGATAATGCCAATCTTACAGGCACACACGTATCTTGGACATTGATAGCGTCGCTTGGGGATTTCTTGGATGCCGGTATGTTTGCAGGTACCGGTATAACATTATCCGCAATACTCGCCTATTTGCATATAACATCGACTCTACTGGCAGGATTTCCAGCCCTGATCACGCTTCTCGGGACAGCGTTCGGCGCATTAGTCTTCGGGCCCTTAGGAGATAAGTACGGAAGAAAATTCATCTATCAGGTAGATATGATTGTGTATGCAGTTGCTGCCATCCTTCTGGCTTTCTCATTCAACTTTATCTGGGCTATGGTATTTTATGCCATAATAGGTATATCAGTGGGTGCAGATGTTCCAACGTCTTGGTCTTTGATATCTGAGTTTGCTCCTAAAAGTGGTAGGGGTAAATTGATGACGTATACAAACATAATGTGGTACGTGGGGGTTCTAGTTGAACTTGCGATAGCTATAGCGATATACAACACCGGAATCACGCTGTTCAGAACCATTTGGATAATGCTTGGCATCATAGCCATAATTGCCTGGGCTTTAAGGCGCAGATTGACAGAATCTCCAAGATTTGATGTATTAAAGGGTCGTTATGAGGATCTTCACAGTGCCACAAAAATTCTCGGAAGCGCACAGGAGGCTACAATTTCAGCCTCTACAGCACCTAAATACAAAGAATATCGCTATGGAGAACTCTTCACCAAATATGGGGGGCCATTACTATTCGCCTGGTTCCTATACCTGATGTGGGGTATACCTGCCTCAACTTACGGGGAGTTCTTCCCATACATCTTCAGTTCACTACATCTGGTATCGACGAGGGTTGTCTTCGCTTTTGAAGCAATATATTTTGGCAGTGCGATCGTTCCAGGCCTGCTTATATACTATTTCCTCACCGACAAGGTTGGTGTGGGCAGGTATCCGCTGTATCTCACAAGTGCAGCTATGTCAGCCGTATCATTCCTGCTGCTTGTCTATAAACCTTTCCTCTATAATGTACCGGTGCTCCTCATTTCATTCCTGCTATTCGGTATAGGTCAGGGTCTAGGTGTGTGGCCAATAACTAGGCTATATTCGCTGGAGCATTTTCCGACCAGTATAAGAAATTCAGGGCAGGGTTTCATCTGGTTCACTATGAGATTCGAAGGTGCTATATTTGGACTCTTCACTCCTCTTATCGTAAAGGCAAGTGTCACCTACATCGGATGGATAGCGGGAATATTCTTCCTTGTTGCATTCATAGTCGTCGGTGTAATGGGCGTAGTTGCACCGGGTTACGTGAGGACAGAATCAAAATCCCTGGAACAAACTGCTGGCGAATAG
- the rhaD gene encoding L-rhamnose 1-dehydrogenase, which translates to MLDFKGKNAVITGGSRGIGRAIALGLAKQGANILISYASHDSEADEVLETASKYGVKAHKVKVDQSDPYESIRFAEKAIETFGKVHILVDNAGICPFEDFFRISVDLFEKVWKVNVESHYFITQRIAKNMIENKINGRILLISSISAHVGGEFQTHYTTTKSALNGFMHSIAIVLGKYGILVNSLEPGTILTDINKEDLSNQEKRAYMERRTVVGRLGLPEDMVAPALFLLSDDNTYVTGTELLADGGMLINLQ; encoded by the coding sequence ATGCTCGACTTCAAAGGCAAAAACGCTGTGATAACCGGTGGATCTCGGGGCATAGGTAGAGCGATCGCGTTGGGACTTGCTAAGCAAGGAGCGAACATACTTATAAGCTACGCCTCTCACGATTCCGAAGCAGACGAGGTTCTGGAAACTGCCAGCAAATATGGCGTGAAAGCGCATAAGGTAAAGGTCGATCAGAGCGATCCATATGAGAGCATAAGATTTGCTGAGAAAGCTATAGAAACATTTGGCAAGGTGCATATATTGGTTGATAACGCCGGCATATGCCCATTTGAGGATTTCTTCAGAATCAGCGTTGATTTGTTCGAAAAAGTATGGAAAGTCAATGTTGAAAGTCATTATTTCATCACACAACGCATTGCGAAAAATATGATCGAGAACAAAATAAACGGAAGGATACTCCTTATAAGTTCCATCAGTGCGCACGTTGGTGGCGAATTTCAAACGCATTATACCACAACAAAATCTGCGCTTAACGGCTTCATGCACTCGATTGCAATCGTGCTTGGAAAATATGGAATACTTGTTAATAGCCTTGAACCCGGAACAATACTCACAGACATAAACAAGGAGGATCTTTCAAACCAGGAAAAAAGAGCGTATATGGAACGCCGTACAGTCGTGGGGAGGCTGGGATTGCCAGAGGACATGGTCGCACCTGCTCTGTTTCTCCTCTCAGATGATAATACATACGTAACCGGTACAGAACTGCTGGCAGATGGCGGAATGCTTATAAATCTTCAATAA